The following proteins are encoded in a genomic region of Sparus aurata chromosome 23, fSpaAur1.1, whole genome shotgun sequence:
- the LOC115574787 gene encoding prostaglandin E2 receptor EP1 subtype-like: MLAMQHLNSSGIIAHFPPYNHTTMAQEPGVEAVARNDTRPPTSPTAAGLTMTLGIVFNVVALCILAKAYNRFRRRSKATFLLFASSLVATDLVGHVIPGALVLNRYTSGTGSTAGSSSVQGDPLNPDASCLFLGGCMVFFGLCPLFLGCAMAAERCLGVTKPLLHARLVTTARTKMALALIWLLALCVALLPFFNLGAYTYQYPWTWCFIRVESTGATDLVFVMLFSGLALGSLALAFVCNTMSGITLVRARLKNRSCTQRRSARSHDTEMVVQLVGIMVTSCICWSPLLVFGMMSATRSFSDPQSSDLDTYRSLMVTGVRMATCNQILDPWVYILLRRAILRKIYRITKRQASFRGSMFRTVRWDAGSFQNSEKNSVNKI, encoded by the exons ATGTTGGCGATGCAGCACCTCAACTCCTCGGGTATTATCGCCCACTTCCCCCCCTATAACCACACCACCATGGCGCAGGAGCCCGGGGTGGAGGCCGTGGCACGCAACGACACCCGTCCACCGACCAGTCCCACAGCCGCCGGACTCACCATGACCCTGGGCATCGTGTTCAACGTGGTGGCCCTCTGCATTCTTGCCAAGGCTTACAACCGCTTCCGTCGGCGGTCGAAGGCCACCTTCCTGCTCTTTGCCAGCTCTCTGGTGGCGACTGACCTGGTCGGACATGTCATCCCTGGGGCCCTGGTGCTGAATAGATACACATCAGGCACGGGGTCCACAGCTGGTTCCTCCAGCGTACAAGGTGATCCTTTGAATCCGGATGCCTCGTGTCTGTTCCTGGGGGGTTGCATGGTGTTCTTTGGCCTGTGCCCTCTGTTCCTGGGCTGTGCCATGGCTGCTGAGCGCTGCCTGGGCGTCACCAAGCCTCTGCTGCACGCTCGCCTGGTGACCACAGCACGGACAAAGATGGCACTGGCCCTGATCTGGCTCCTGGCTTTGTGTGTGGCCCTTCTACCTTTCTTCAACCTCGGGGCCTACACTTACCAGTACCCGTGGACGTGGTGCTTCATCAGGGTGGAGAGCACTGGAGCCACAGATCTGGTCTTTGTGATGCTGTTCTCTGGACTGGCTCTGGGCTCTCTGGCGCTGGCCTTTGTGTGCAACACCATGAGCGGGATCACGCTGGTGAGAGCCCGGCTAAAGAACCGGTCCTGCACCCAACGGCGCTCAGCACGCTCTCATGACACCGAGATGGTGGTCCAGCTGGTGGGCATCATGGTCACCTCCTGCATCTGCTGGAGCCCTCTGCTG gTCTTTGGGATGATGTCAGCCACACGGTCCTTCAGTGATCCCCAGAGCAGTGACCTAGACACTTATAGGAGTCTGATGGTAACGGGTGTCAGGATGGCAACCTGTAACCAGATCCTGGACCCGTGGGTCTACATCCTGCTGCGACGCGCCATCCTCAGGAAGATCTACCGCATCACTAAAAGACAGGCCAGTTTCAGGGGAAGCATGTTCCGCACCGTTCGATGGGATGCCGGATCCTTTCAGAACTCAGAGAAAAACAGCGTTAATAAGATTTAA